One Antennarius striatus isolate MH-2024 chromosome 9, ASM4005453v1, whole genome shotgun sequence genomic window, agttGCCTGattgtcacattttattttattgcttcttttaaaattattcaaagTGTTATTCAAAGTGTCTATTTTAAACATGCTTGCGTGATTAAAAGAGACCCTGCATGTTTTAATGAAATTGGTAGAGTGGgtaattttttctttaaatttctaCCATACGATTACTGAACATGAGCAATGCTGTTTGATTGTTTATGTCCTGGTCAGTGGTATCACATTTATACCAGTTAACAAGGAACATTCTGCTGTAAAGTTATGTATTAGTATTTTAtgaatttagatttttattttactataacTCTTTGCTTTTACTCAAATAACATGCAAAAACaggttgtgttttaaatttgattattCAAGTGATTGATCATTGTGTTACTTCATCAATGGAATACTTTATAAAACAGTAAGTCTTACAAAATGAGGAAATACCAAACACTTGAGCTTCACAGACAGAAATTGTAACATTTAATTATGGAATGTTTGGGTGGTTTTATTATggaaggaaatgttttttcagaAGGTAGAAAGTTGTTGAGcgttaaaaaatattaatgaaagatTTGTGCTCTATTGTTTTTAGACTTGATGTCTTCTTGATTGTTCTGAGTCAAATCTAAAGCTATACAACATCTTGGCCAGTGGGTTGTTGTTGAATTGTTAGTGATGAAACTCAGCAAAATCTTCAAGACAGATGCAAAAGCTGAGGCAGAGGTAAGATTTGGCTTTAAGggggaaatgtatttttgaaaGTGATGAAGAAAGTATAAGAGAAGTTGGTCAATGTCTGAGAAAGTGTAAACTAGGGTTCTTCAGAGTACAGTAGTATTTTGTGCTTGAAGTCTACAAATTATTTAATTAGGAAACTCTGTGCAAAGTGAAACGACTCATCTTCCCCAttactttttatatatatgtgatCTTTTAGCACATTGAAAAATGAAGATATCACCCGAAATGTAAAGAAACAAATTCTCACAACCTTACACAACTCAGAGCTAATAGTGGTAGAGCTGATGCCTCTTCATGTTAGTAATTAGAGCTTAAAATGTGGGATTGTATGATTCACTGCTTTTAATAATGACATTTCACTTTGGTGGAATATTAGAACTTTGTAGGAAAAGTAAATCCTATATACTGTACGTTTTCAATTTGAGCAGCAACCAAGAAGTATTATATGGTGGCATTAATTGGGGcaaggaaactgaaaatgaaacttattaaaatacaaatgtttggTTATTTGACTGTACTGAAGAATTATGtggtatatatataaaacatggATATGAGGTGTGTAATGTTTTAAGGAAAACTGGAATTTTTATATCAAACcctataaataatataaatatccAACAAGAacgttattaaaacaatttaCAAAGTAAGTGTACAGAATATTGTACATATGAGCTGATGCCTTAATAAAAGACACTTGGTTGCTGCAATAAAATTGGAACAATGTCAAAGTGAAACGAAATGAAATTTTGTTGTAACATCTCACACCAATTTGTTACTTGATTCTGTACAATACAAGAAACAACATAGTCTGTTGACAGAATTGCATTGACATGAAATCCTGTTGACTGCATATGATTAAATCTGCCCAGAAAATTCTTTGCCAGTACTGAATATTgctttattgtgaaataaaagtcGTATGGATGAATCTTTCTGTTGCTACTCTTTCATCTTTAAAATCATCTTGTGCTTTTTATGTTTAATTGTGCATTTGCATCATAATTCCAAGATTCCAGAAATCCCAGGTATGTTGTCTGTGGAATGCAGTATACATGAACTGAGACAAACACAGATGTTAACATGCATGACATGCCTCCACTTAATTGTTCTCCCAGTTCTCTTCCTCATTCATGTGGAATAATGCAGGCATGAAACAAGGATTTATTTTGAATATGGCATAAATCTTATTTCAGGCTTGTCAATTTAAGCCTCCTCTGCAGTATCAGGATTGAATTGAAGCAGTTTCATGACTTGCTATGGAAACTCAACATAACAAACGGAGTTATGTTGTCTggcataaaatgtttttttctgttgtaacaCTTTAAGATGACTAAAGCACTTAACAGagaaaatattccattttatATGTTGATCCATTCAGTCAATTAGACTAAAATGTGTTCAAAAACCAAGAAATATAGCAAAAAAGTATGATTTAATACACAATCTTTATTGTAAGACAGGTGGAATATATATGCAGACACTTATGAACAAGAGAACAACAGAAGCATTGGTTGTGAGATTTTGAAGCTATAGATCTTTCAACCAATCCAAGTTGCGTCCCTTTGGTTCACAAGGATGGGCAGGAACATCAGGCATGTTTCCATCATCCCGCACAGGAACTGCATtgggaaagaaaatacaaaagctTTAATACTTATTCGCATTAAAATGATGGCTGAAGCAACTACTTGAAGCAAAAGTGATCAGTGATGATGAAACACAAATTCCTGTACAATGATCAGCAACGATGTTTACCTGGATAGCTGCGTGGGACAATTTCAACGAGCATTGTTGTATACTTTGTGTAGGGACTGACAAATGGCGCTATCAAAGCTgagaacaaaaaatattattaagtTTGAGGCaacagaaaaattacatttgacTACATATAACAGGAATTCACCTGCGCAAGCGGATAAAGCAGGTTGAGAAATTTAATGAATGATCTAATTCAGTTGCATTATTTCCCAGCTTTACCAAACGTTTTAGGTGCAACAGATCTCTTCTTCTGTATTATATTCCATCTACAATAAAATACTCTGTTTTAAGTAATAACATCTGCTCAGGTATGTCTCATTCTGACTGAGtttcaaaaatatatgtttCAAAACCCTTAAATGCTGTCAACTAATACTGCATTctaagtaataaaatattaatttatttaaattagacTGAACTTTGCACAGCTAATGTGTAATGCCAGTGtaattttaatatgtgtgtgtgtgtttatataataGTGCATATGGTTTCCTCACCCATCACCCCAATGGCACAGGACACCAGGATTACAGGCTCCTTATCCCACGTATTCTTCAAGAACGCTGCGATCTCTGCAGACAAAACATTGCAAGTTAAAGCCTTCCAAATCTAAGTCAACCCGCagtaagctaacgttagccaccGTTAGCGACATATTCAAGGTCACGTTTTATGCTTTATTACGAACGGATAGAACTGTCTTGAAGAAAACGTAAGATTATTTTATCTTAAATTTGAACGCGTAATGCATAATTCATAGTATTTGAAGTTCTTATTCAAGATTATTTGACAAGATACATGCACAAGAAAATAGAAAGAGTACACATACTCGCCATGTTGACGTATGTAGTTTTAGCCTAGCTGGTGATCATGGGAAATGAAGTTCTTACGTACTACGTATATCTTTTGCGCCCGTCGCATATAAACGTCACCTCTGCGACAAACGTGAAGGGGAACTCGCAGTAGCTCGGGTCCAGGTCTCGTCTCAACCAAAAAGGACGTGCAGGTAGGATAAAGAATGTCGCTCGTAAACACTCTTCGTTCATTAACATAGACTTTAAAGGTTACACGGTCGTTTCAGTGGAGTTTTCTGTTACTGCtgtttttgtgtacatttttttcGTACAGACACCAGTACTGTTATTTACTCAATAAAATATCGTTAACTAGGTGCTATAGACTATATAGTATCATTACTGTAAGTAATCTAATTTCAATGTAAGCGCGCCACGACGTTACACACAATTATTATTCCCTCTTTTTCCTTAACCTTGCACTATTCTGCCTATTCTGATACAGTATCAGAGAGAGGGTTTCATTGCGGCTTTCCATACGGTTTATATTTGCGTCATGAATTGCTTGAAATTTCAAAATTGATAAAGAGTGTTCAGTTAAATGACAGAGGTACCGCTAATATCGGACCTGCACATATTGTATATGCGTAAATAACTATGTATTTATACAATTTTCACAAATTAAAAGCACTGATTAGTTTGTGACCTCCAGATGATGGAGGATTTCTCCGGTTTGGCTTTGCCTCCTCTGTTTGGAGGACACATCCTGGAAGCAGAACTGGAACCTGGTGGGGTTGAGCTCGGGCCAGGAGAGGTAACATCAATGATCAGATTCTGGAGTTAATAGTGTTGATATCACTAAACTGAGAACACTGAAAAGTAATGGCCATGTCTGTCTTCATACTCATTGCACcagtcattaattaattaatagcacacacacagacggctCAATACAAGAaagaaacaagtttttttttccccaggtgGAGCTAGGCCCCGGAAGTAATGAGTTACTAGAGAGCTCGGCacaagaggatgaagagaaaagaGCTCTTGTTAAAAGTAAATATCTGGCTCTGAGCAGGAGATGTAAAGAAATCGAACAGGTATGTACAAAATAGTTTGTGAATGTCTAAATGTGGGTTATTTTGCACACACCTTCTGCAATATGTTTAATTGCTAATTTTTTGCATGATTTCTAAAAACTTACGTGTTTtttaagaaattaaataaatttcttATGTACGGTTGCTCATATCAGTTGGACCTGAAGAGATTTCTTTTGCTAAATagcttttgaattttttttaaattttgattgaaGTTATTATGTttcctgaatatttttttttgtcaacttttGTCCTTCATTGTTGTAATTGACATATAACTATGTATACTGGTAATACTACCGAGTGTGATGATGTATCTGTCATTACTTCCTTCATCTTACCCTATAATTAACTCCAAATATATTGTTTATAGGTGAATCAGAAGATTCTTGGTCGCCTTCATCAAGTACGCAGAATTACAAGGcgcttaaaaaaagaaagacggTGCAGTAAATCAGTTTTCTTAAAATTTCCTGAGACATTTCCCACTTGATGGCCCATCTGAACATTATGCTCATCTTACAGGTTTCTCATGAGGACTCTTGATGCTCATGGCGATGACTACAGAAATGCCCACCTCACGATACTGCTAGAGGTGAGAATAGGATTGGCAGATGACTATGTTTGATGAGTTTTaaaggagaaaataatttaagtaTAAGCACAGTGTTTAACGACAGTCCTGGATCagtttttgtcttgtcttttcTGTTATGGTATTAATAGTGGGGTGGAAGAAATGTTTTCTGCAGCAATATCTACACTgggattttttaaatgatattcaAATGTTAGCATTGTCTATTTACATGAATGGGCCCAACTGAAAATAGAGCCacaggtgaagaagcgtgtacaggcaggatggaacaggtggagaaaagtgtcaggtgtgatgtgtgatagaagagtttcagctaaaatgaaaggaaaggtgtacaaaactgtggtgagaccagcaatgttgcttggtctagagacagtgtcactgaggaaaagacaggagacagagctggaggtaccagagatgaagatgctgaggttctctctgggagtgaccaggaaggataggatcaggaatgagtacatcagagggacagcacatgttagaggttttggagataaagtcagagaagacagactgagatggtttggacatgtccagaggagagatagtgaatatattggtagaaggatgctgagtttcgaactgccaggcaggaggcctagaggaagaccaaagaggaggtttatggatgtagttaaagaggacatgagggtagttggtgtgagagaagaggatgcagaagacggggttagatggaggcaacttatttgctgtggcgacccctgaagggaaaagccgaaaggaggaaaagaagaatacctgtaatgtattttattgtccTAATTCTGAAAAAGTTGGGACATTTTTTACAATGTAAAATATGATGGTTGGCTCATTCTGCATAACTGgtatttgtattaaaaacagtacaacaacaataatgttttattattgttaataacaCAGGGCCTTTTATTTCAATTAGAAAGTAaggttgattttaattttaaaaaaaatttaattaactgtattaatccaCGAAGGGAAATTGAGACTCTACTCTGCTCACAGGTTAGTTACATGCGTcgatatagtgtgtacaggccagtaacacacacacacacacacacacacacacacacacacacacacacacacaggcctgtgggcatgcaggtgaggtggaggtagagtgacaggcagctctTTTGTGATGTGgctccaatgagcaacttgtaaaaggGACGGCGCCTTGgtagtgctctggaggtgagctgacacctcccactgtcagctcacactcggggtgtttttgggcgggagcgggaatcgaaccgccgatcttggaacattggaaaATTCGGTGAAAGGATGGACCTCTGTACGGACTAGCCTCCCTTAAATTAATGCAGTTGATGTAAGTTCTCTACTGAGTGTCATTCTAGTGATAGTATTTGAGTTCCGGTGACTAGAACCAAACACTGTATGCACAGTCTGGAGTATTGGGTCCTTTGATGGTCCCAGATAAGATGCTTTTCCTCTCATAATGTGTTTGAtcaatcaaaacaaataaatatacgGGAACACCTTCTGccttttaaatgtgtaattGGTTTTTGTTTGAGGATGAGCCCGGAGTCCTTTTAGATTCTGCCGGTGGAGTGGAGGATGACCAGCTCAATGGCTTGTCTGGTTCTACTTCGTCTACAGCTTTGAATCTTGCTTCTGGACCAAAGAAAAGGAGGCACCGAATTCCACGGCAAGAAAAAGATAAAGACCAAATGGTACTACTAGAACTGTTGTATCTGCTAAAGTATTAATatactttacatttatttatacattaagAACTTTCTTACAATCTGTGTCTTGTCATGTGTATACTTGTGGATGTAGATGCTGTATGTCTTCTTTACGTCAACATTCAGACATCTATCTTGGCATAATAATCGATTTTGTGTTGATCTgagtttctgtttcttttctcagaCAGAAGCAGACATTTCAGTGTTGGCAGAGACACAGTTTGGAGAAATGCCCAGCCCAACTTCTCTGTCCCACTGATAGTTACACTTCCCTGGATGTTATTATAAAAGAGCACCCTGTTACTATTCAGTAGACTtttttgaagtttgtttttttttgtaactggtTTCTAGCTTTGATTCTACATTGTGAGCAACATGTAGAAATTAATATCTTGTTTTAGCATTGATgttgtatttgatatttttctcaACATATTTTGTACTAAAGGTTTATAACAACCCATAACGATTGCAAACTGTGCACAATGTGCACCATGACAGACTTATCTGGTAAATATCTGACATCCAGGTGCATTTATCGTGGTCTTTCACAATACATTCCTGGATACTATCAGTGATTTcatagttttttgttttattatactAAATGGACTTTTTAAATTGTATCATAGAGCactatttatgttttttttttaaatttaagagtTTATATGCTAATTCTTGTCAatctaaaaaacatttcatggcTGATGTGTGCTCAACAGCATCAAAGATTTAAACGATCTCAGCTGATCTcttgttttactgtattttctgtacaaaatttagaaatgtttcaggttcatacaaataaaagtatgcgtttttataatatattttagaGAGTAATAAATTTCAACAACTTCATTTgttgttagcatgaatgaaaaaTCTTACTCATACAGTAAAATCAGGGGTTACTGGAGTATCGACATGTTTCAGAGGAAATATTGTGAATGtccttttctctgttctgtccAACGGAAGTTACCCAGTGACGGACCTGGATTCTGACCAATCACATCTGGTATATTAGATTTAAGGCGGGGCTCCAACGCGGAGGTGGGATTTTAGCTACCGTCCATCTTCAGCTACATTACATTGAACGAGCTTGtcgaaaagaaaatataatttggAAGTAAAGAAGACTTTCTGGAGTTAGTTTTGGctgtatttgaaaaaaagacaaacgaaAGCCCATACCCTAGGTAAATGTCTGAAATAAGTACAAATTTATATGGTCGAGTGACCCAGTTTCCCTTTTCCTAAATTTGACTAGCTAAGCTGCTAGCTAGCATTTATGCATAGCTAGCCAGGCAGTTAGCTGTGTTAGCTTGCAGGTTTACGATAAGAACGACTTTAGTATATTTTTGCtttcaaaatgcaaaactgtcatatgaaatattaaatggACCCCGAGATATCGATGTATGAATATGACACACATAAAGGAATATGCTATGCGGTGCTTGTTTTGAAGCGACTCAGTTGTTATCCGAACGAGGTAAACGAGCTAAGAAACTAGCTTGTATTTAACGATAGCAGGCTAGGTGGCTAATTTTAGCTGACATTCATGTCAGTCATTGGAAACAAGCAAGATCAAATGCGTTCATAAAAGTAAAACAATTGGCAGAGGATAATGCAAACGTTATGCATTGAAATGCCCTTATTTATTTGCGGGGAAGACAATTGTAAAGGGAACGTTATGTGGCTAGGTTGTTGGAAGTTGACGTTAGTCCCACTCTGAGGAAACTCGTGTACTGATTGCCCTGAGGGGAAGATATTCCGTGTTGCTTGaaataatgaatgttttttctgttcGAAGCTAACGTTCTGACAGACGGAATGTGGACACTGTCGTAGTCAGAGCAATGGCTGACAAGAGAAAACTTCAAGGTAAGGTTGACTAATATTGTTTTGTGTCAATCACACTATCCAAAACTTGCACAGAGACggagttattttttttctaaagattTATGCATAGCAACGTCTTTTACCTCGTCAGGTGAGATCGACAGATGTTTGAAAAAAGTAGCTGAAGGTGTAGAACAGTTTGAAGACATCTGGCAAAAGGTAAGGGAATTTTGGATCCTGTGTTGAGTTGTACTTTAAATACGTGGTAAAAAGTacaaagtgtttgtttgtttatgttgcaGCTTCACAATGCAGCTAATGCaaaccagaaagaaaaatatgagGCTGACCTcaaaaaagagattaaaaaactACAGGTCAGATGAGTTAAAAATACCTGTTTTCCTTAAATTAGTCCTTGATTTACAACAGTATCTGCAGATGctattgtttttaatattcTCATCTTGTCTTCCCAGCGATTAAGAGACCAGATAAAAACATGGGTGGCCTCAAACGAGATCAAGGACAAAAAGCAGCTTATCGAGAACCGCAAACTTATAGAGACGGTATGTTTCTTCATAATTTACTACTCAGGAttcttattttgtctttattgtattttcaacAAAACAGATTGTCAGCTAAGCGTGGTTTGAATGATTTTTCTTTCCTCAGCAAATGGAGCGGTTCAAGGTTGTAGAacgagaaacaaaaacaaaagcgtACTCAAAAGAAGGCTTGGGACTTGCTCAGAAAGTTGATCCAGCTcagaaggaaaaggaggaaacaGGACAGTGGCTAACGGTAATT contains:
- the ndufa3 gene encoding NADH dehydrogenase [ubiquinone] 1 alpha subcomplex subunit 3 yields the protein MAKIAAFLKNTWDKEPVILVSCAIGVMALIAPFVSPYTKYTTMLVEIVPRSYPVPVRDDGNMPDVPAHPCEPKGRNLDWLKDL
- the tfpt gene encoding TCF3 fusion partner, with product MMEDFSGLALPPLFGGHILEAELEPGGVELGPGEVELGPGSNELLESSAQEDEEKRALVKSKYLALSRRCKEIEQVNQKILGRLHQVRRITRRLKKERRFLMRTLDAHGDDYRNAHLTILLEDEPGVLLDSAGGVEDDQLNGLSGSTSSTALNLASGPKKRRHRIPRQEKDKDQMTEADISVLAETQFGEMPSPTSLSH